The Myxococcus fulvus genome has a window encoding:
- a CDS encoding LysM peptidoglycan-binding domain-containing protein, producing MRSRILTSLMLSLAVAPAWSALAQQEGGEQDDTEAGGETEGAEVMDEAPEPPSGGTTVQLPPGAPKGRESAPGTVHTVQEGDTLWDLSQRYLDSPWYWPKVWSYNPEIANPHWIYPGNQVRFFGSGEEVPQRVETEQDPGDVVAPTEFADNTVTVTGKIGYDVSSSRPVTTQGFVTPRELDEAGRIEGSPNGAHMLSFPDNVYVRFKRKADAKVGDRYVVFHTTQAVHHPRTGAKLGYLTDFAGTLRVVRVDKGLVTAQIVDTWDGIERGFLVGPYGEKLTERVAPRPNTNSKDLNATVITSLVPYLTLLGEHNTIVLDKGSADGVQLGNTFVILRQGDPARAVLGKKVKPAQSEADKALPWERIGTCMVTEVKERTNNCLMMNSLEEVSTGDRALMRPSGAAPAPSASR from the coding sequence ATGCGCTCCCGGATCCTCACCTCGCTGATGTTGAGCCTCGCCGTCGCCCCCGCTTGGAGCGCGCTCGCGCAGCAGGAGGGTGGCGAGCAGGACGACACGGAGGCTGGCGGAGAGACTGAAGGCGCCGAGGTCATGGACGAGGCCCCCGAGCCTCCCTCCGGCGGCACCACCGTGCAGCTGCCCCCGGGCGCGCCCAAGGGCCGCGAGAGCGCGCCGGGCACCGTCCACACGGTGCAGGAGGGTGACACCCTGTGGGATTTGTCCCAGCGCTACCTGGACAGCCCCTGGTACTGGCCGAAGGTCTGGTCCTACAACCCGGAGATCGCCAACCCGCATTGGATCTACCCGGGCAACCAGGTGCGCTTCTTCGGCTCGGGCGAGGAGGTCCCCCAGCGCGTGGAGACCGAGCAGGACCCGGGGGACGTGGTCGCGCCCACGGAGTTCGCCGACAACACCGTCACCGTGACGGGGAAGATCGGCTACGACGTGTCCTCGTCGCGCCCCGTGACGACGCAGGGCTTCGTGACGCCGCGTGAGCTGGACGAGGCGGGCCGCATCGAGGGCTCGCCCAACGGCGCGCACATGCTGTCCTTCCCCGACAACGTCTACGTGCGCTTCAAGCGCAAGGCGGACGCGAAGGTGGGCGACCGCTACGTCGTCTTCCACACCACGCAGGCGGTGCACCACCCGCGCACGGGCGCCAAGCTGGGCTACCTGACGGACTTCGCGGGCACGCTGCGCGTGGTGCGCGTGGACAAGGGCCTGGTGACGGCGCAGATCGTCGACACGTGGGACGGCATCGAGCGTGGCTTCCTGGTGGGCCCCTACGGCGAGAAGCTGACGGAGCGCGTGGCCCCGCGTCCGAACACGAACTCCAAGGACCTCAACGCCACGGTCATCACCTCGCTGGTGCCGTACCTGACGCTCCTGGGCGAGCACAACACCATCGTCCTGGACAAGGGCAGCGCGGACGGCGTGCAGCTGGGCAACACCTTCGTCATCCTGCGCCAGGGAGATCCGGCGCGCGCGGTGCTGGGCAAGAAGGTGAAGCCGGCCCAGTCGGAGGCGGACAAGGCGCTGCCCTGGGAGCGCATCGGCACGTGCATGGTGACCGAGGTGAAGGAGCGCACCAACAACTGCCTGATGATGAACTCCCTGGAAGAGGTCTCCACGGGAGATCGCGCGCTCATGCGTCCGAGCGGCGCGGCGCCGGCGCCCAGCGCCAGCCGCTGA
- a CDS encoding tetratricopeptide repeat protein → MLARSVIFRLLVAAPLCALCACANNAASQADVGALTAEVRALRESQSRLVERLERLEAHAAVDRARTSPSAARTAPSATVPVTAVESGGALMSTPELSVVKLKPRFEPAPKLNTQVAVVEPDSEQMEMFISPVGEDSAPVAAISSPGGATMVSTRGEDPADQPDPDVLDADYEKYVSMLRTGNVEGGVQRLRTFSEENPRHPRADNALYFSGLGQMGLNDFKDAASTFERLIATYPAGDAVLDGMLRLAECRVRLNQAADARALYTRVVTQFPGTAAATQAEQRLAALSQ, encoded by the coding sequence GTGCTCGCGCGCTCCGTCATCTTCCGCCTGCTCGTCGCCGCGCCGCTGTGCGCGCTGTGCGCCTGTGCCAACAACGCCGCCTCCCAGGCGGACGTCGGGGCGCTGACGGCCGAGGTGCGCGCGCTGCGTGAGTCGCAGTCCCGGCTGGTGGAGCGGTTGGAGCGCCTGGAGGCCCATGCCGCCGTGGACCGCGCGCGCACGTCCCCCAGCGCCGCCCGGACCGCGCCCTCCGCGACGGTGCCCGTCACCGCGGTGGAGTCGGGTGGGGCGCTGATGTCCACGCCGGAGCTGTCCGTGGTGAAGCTCAAGCCGCGCTTCGAGCCCGCGCCCAAGCTCAACACGCAGGTGGCGGTGGTGGAGCCGGACTCCGAGCAGATGGAGATGTTCATCAGCCCGGTGGGCGAGGACTCCGCGCCCGTGGCCGCCATCTCCTCCCCGGGCGGCGCCACCATGGTGAGCACGCGGGGCGAGGACCCCGCGGACCAGCCGGACCCGGACGTGCTCGACGCGGACTACGAGAAGTACGTGTCCATGCTGCGCACCGGCAACGTGGAGGGGGGCGTGCAGCGCCTGCGCACCTTCTCCGAGGAGAACCCCCGCCACCCGCGCGCGGACAACGCGCTGTACTTCAGCGGGCTGGGGCAGATGGGGCTCAACGACTTCAAGGACGCCGCCAGCACGTTCGAGCGGCTGATCGCCACGTATCCCGCCGGAGACGCCGTGTTGGACGGCATGCTCCGGCTCGCCGAGTGTCGGGTGCGGCTCAACCAGGCCGCGGATGCCCGGGCTCTCTACACGCGCGTCGTCACCCAGTTCCCGGGGACGGCCGCCGCCACGCAGGCGGAGCAGCGGCTCGCCGCGCTCTCGCAGTGA
- the pgeF gene encoding peptidoglycan editing factor PgeF, which translates to MSIELLTSRLLPVPHGFATRAGGVSEGPFASLNLGFSTGDAREKVEENLRRLAGAAGAPLGALSRVSQVHGDVVLEARVEQVDEALRPVEGEADALWTEVPGTWVAVGTADCVPVVLVDPDGRRVAAIHSGWKGTDLVISARAVETLVARGARPERLLAAVGPSIQRCCYEVSEELGQRFTQRFGADVVEVEPSGRVRLDLSRAVRMTLVGAGLRPEHVDVLQACTACEPSRFFSHRRDAGRTGRHLNLVVNRF; encoded by the coding sequence ATGTCGATTGAGTTGCTGACGTCCCGACTGCTCCCAGTCCCTCACGGCTTCGCGACGCGCGCGGGTGGGGTGTCCGAGGGCCCGTTCGCCTCGCTGAACCTGGGCTTCTCCACGGGAGACGCGCGGGAGAAGGTGGAGGAGAACCTGCGCCGGCTCGCGGGCGCGGCGGGAGCGCCGCTGGGCGCGCTGTCCCGCGTGTCACAAGTGCATGGCGACGTGGTGCTGGAGGCGCGCGTCGAGCAGGTGGACGAAGCGCTGCGGCCGGTGGAGGGCGAGGCGGACGCGCTGTGGACGGAAGTCCCCGGCACCTGGGTGGCGGTGGGCACGGCGGACTGTGTGCCGGTGGTGTTGGTGGACCCGGACGGGCGGCGCGTGGCGGCGATCCACTCTGGGTGGAAGGGGACGGACCTGGTCATCAGCGCGCGCGCCGTGGAGACGCTGGTGGCGCGTGGGGCCCGGCCAGAGCGGTTGCTCGCGGCGGTGGGGCCCTCCATCCAGCGCTGCTGCTACGAGGTGTCGGAGGAGTTGGGGCAGCGCTTCACCCAGCGCTTCGGCGCGGACGTCGTGGAGGTGGAGCCGTCCGGGCGCGTCCGGTTGGACCTGAGCCGGGCGGTGCGGATGACGCTGGTGGGCGCGGGGCTGCGGCCGGAGCACGTGGACGTGCTACAGGCCTGTACCGCGTGTGAGCCCTCGCGGTTCTTCTCCCACCGCCGTGACGCGGGGCGCACCGGGCGGCACCTGAACCTGGTGGTGAACCGGTTCTAG
- a CDS encoding GGDEF domain-containing protein encodes MPLGPDTVGRKLLWSIALPGLVVALLGVGHFWREARVAVQDATQVESLALAEFVASTFMLPQPPGAAAHGAVTEVLHSDTRLFRSVEDVRVLTADGIIRWSRNPSEVGTKHREAARLTRPGPETARSADGVTEVVRPLGGPECGGCHTRGEVPGESVLQMRMLEPALHQQLTHVFGGALASMALFAILLALVIALSLHFNLTRPLRRLSAAMGRAEAGDLLVRADVRGTDEIARLGAAFNQMLARLTAMKAEEIDTHRDLELVKEKLALKDELEDRLRELSLLFDITRSLNDTLELDELLDGVTRLVVERLQIPEFSIMLLNPEGALEVRQAWPEHRGSEGLTFALGEGACGRAAQTHKAVYLPDVADPTSIFARRGLSADALSTGALLAVPMVHAGTLLGVVNFQRPHIASFSAGEIELLTAVADIAAAAVKNARLHAETVKLTMTDPLTGVPNRRHLFQRMELELARAQRFGTPLALLMVDVDHFKRLNDLAGHRVGDETLRRVCDILRTRVRKVDTLARYGGEEFVLLLPQTTKQDAMDVAEKLRRAVAEHLVLSQPGLPGGHVTVSVGVSHFPSDASTQEGLVDSADAALYCSKRTGRNRTTAFEMGMEIHPGRERGPHAPPAEAAATTPPGGVAKA; translated from the coding sequence ATGCCCCTGGGTCCCGACACCGTAGGCCGGAAGCTCCTCTGGAGCATCGCTCTGCCGGGACTGGTGGTGGCGCTGCTGGGTGTCGGCCACTTCTGGCGTGAGGCGCGGGTGGCGGTGCAGGACGCCACCCAGGTGGAGTCGCTCGCGCTCGCGGAGTTCGTCGCCTCCACCTTCATGCTGCCGCAGCCTCCTGGCGCCGCGGCTCACGGGGCGGTGACGGAGGTCTTGCACTCGGACACGCGGCTGTTCCGCTCGGTCGAGGACGTGCGCGTGCTGACGGCGGACGGCATCATCCGCTGGTCTCGCAACCCGTCCGAGGTGGGCACGAAGCACCGCGAGGCCGCGAGGCTCACCCGCCCCGGGCCGGAGACGGCGCGCTCGGCGGACGGTGTCACGGAGGTGGTGCGTCCCCTGGGAGGACCGGAGTGCGGTGGCTGTCACACGCGCGGTGAGGTCCCCGGCGAGAGCGTGCTGCAGATGCGGATGTTGGAGCCCGCGCTGCACCAGCAGCTCACGCACGTGTTCGGCGGCGCGCTGGCGTCCATGGCGCTGTTCGCCATCCTGCTCGCGCTGGTCATCGCGCTCTCGCTGCACTTCAACCTCACGCGGCCGCTGCGTCGGCTGAGCGCGGCGATGGGGCGCGCGGAGGCCGGAGACCTGCTGGTGCGCGCGGACGTGCGCGGCACGGATGAGATCGCCAGGCTGGGCGCCGCCTTCAACCAGATGCTCGCGCGGCTCACCGCCATGAAGGCGGAGGAGATCGACACCCACCGCGATCTGGAGCTGGTGAAGGAGAAGCTCGCGCTCAAGGACGAGTTGGAGGACCGCCTGCGGGAGCTGTCGCTGCTGTTCGACATCACCCGCTCGCTCAACGACACGCTGGAGCTGGACGAGCTGCTCGACGGTGTCACCCGGCTGGTGGTGGAGCGGCTGCAGATTCCCGAGTTCTCCATCATGCTCCTCAACCCGGAGGGCGCGCTGGAGGTGCGGCAGGCGTGGCCGGAGCACCGCGGCTCGGAGGGCCTCACCTTCGCGCTGGGCGAGGGCGCGTGTGGACGCGCGGCGCAGACGCACAAGGCGGTGTACCTGCCGGACGTGGCGGACCCGACGAGCATCTTCGCGCGCCGGGGACTGTCGGCGGACGCGCTGAGCACGGGCGCGCTGCTGGCGGTGCCCATGGTGCACGCGGGCACGCTCCTGGGCGTGGTGAACTTCCAGCGGCCGCACATCGCCAGCTTCTCCGCCGGGGAGATCGAGCTGCTCACCGCGGTGGCGGACATCGCCGCGGCCGCCGTGAAGAACGCGCGGCTGCACGCGGAGACGGTGAAGCTCACCATGACGGACCCGCTGACGGGGGTCCCCAACCGGCGCCACCTGTTCCAGCGCATGGAGCTGGAGCTGGCGCGGGCGCAGCGCTTCGGCACGCCGCTGGCGCTGCTCATGGTGGACGTGGACCACTTCAAGCGCCTCAATGACCTGGCGGGCCACCGCGTGGGCGACGAGACGCTCCGCCGCGTCTGCGACATCCTGCGCACGCGCGTGCGCAAGGTGGACACGCTGGCGCGCTACGGCGGCGAGGAGTTCGTCCTGCTGCTGCCCCAGACCACCAAGCAGGACGCGATGGACGTGGCGGAGAAGCTGCGGCGCGCGGTGGCGGAGCACCTGGTGCTCTCGCAGCCGGGGCTGCCCGGAGGACACGTCACCGTCTCCGTCGGCGTGTCCCACTTCCCCAGCGACGCCTCCACGCAGGAGGGCCTGGTCGACAGCGCGGACGCGGCCCTCTATTGCAGCAAGCGCACGGGCCGCAACCGAACCACGGCGTTCGAGATGGGGATGGAGATCCACCCCGGCCGTGAGCGCGGGCCCCATGCGCCTCCCGCGGAGGCCGCCGCGACGACGCCTCCGGGTGGCGTGGCCAAGGCCTGA
- a CDS encoding SGNH/GDSL hydrolase family protein, producing MSVNYVALGDSTAVGVGATRGGGYPERLASRLRRDGLSLGLTNLGVSGARIRDVFTGQVKAAVAVQPTLVTLGVGTNDIWRGTALEDFREDLERIARRLKQTGAPLALVNIADMALAPIAQMVPSTLYEGRIEPFNAAIAEVARAEGLHLVDLHSASREMFPRSTHFFSQDGFHPSDEGYEEWADLMLPTVRTLVSR from the coding sequence ATGAGCGTCAACTACGTCGCGCTCGGGGACAGCACGGCGGTGGGCGTGGGCGCGACGCGGGGCGGGGGCTATCCGGAGCGCCTCGCCTCGCGATTGCGTCGGGACGGGCTGTCACTCGGATTGACGAACCTGGGCGTCAGCGGCGCGCGCATCCGGGATGTCTTCACCGGACAGGTCAAGGCGGCGGTGGCCGTGCAGCCGACGCTGGTGACACTGGGCGTGGGCACCAACGACATCTGGCGCGGCACCGCGCTGGAGGACTTCCGCGAGGACCTGGAGCGGATTGCGCGCAGGCTCAAGCAGACCGGCGCGCCGCTCGCGCTGGTCAACATCGCGGACATGGCGCTGGCGCCGATTGCCCAGATGGTGCCGAGCACTCTCTACGAGGGCCGCATCGAGCCCTTCAACGCGGCCATCGCCGAGGTGGCGCGCGCGGAGGGGCTGCACCTGGTGGACCTGCACTCGGCCAGCCGGGAGATGTTCCCGCGCTCGACGCACTTCTTCTCGCAGGACGGGTTCCATCCCTCGGATGAGGGCTACGAGGAGTGGGCGGACCTGATGCTGCCCACGGTGCGCACGCTCGTGTCGCGCTGA
- a CDS encoding trypsin-like peptidase domain-containing protein — MNRSPVMFRRALVGALLLAVPSVSWAQAPAQTPPGNLQPATREAQALPSLAPLVESVKSAVVNVDVQARGGGGPRGMGGGMDDNPLFDRFFGGGRGGREPLRQGAGSGFIIEPTGIVLTNNHVVEGAVSITVRLDDGRSFAGTVVGRDPLTDVALVKLKDKVEGLPTVKLGDSDALRVGDWVVAIGNPFGLASSVSLGIVSARARDIGASQYDEFLQTDAAINPGNSGGPLFNMKGEVVGINTAIVGGGTGIGFAVPSNLVKALVPQLEKDGSVTRAWLGVGIQDLTRDLAGALKLPVTEGAILTQVNPGSPAAKAGLKSDDVVTAIDGQQVTSSGQLTRTVALKRPGSTSTMTVFREGKKQDVKVTLGTRPDLEGVAARKQEGDESQESSRRVGVSLQNLDARTAQQAGFTDRQGALITDVVPGSPADRAQLEAGMVVVEVNRKPVARADDLAKAIRAAPAGSTLLLRVTGPGGGRLLRALRVP, encoded by the coding sequence ATGAACCGTTCTCCCGTCATGTTCCGCAGGGCCCTGGTCGGCGCGCTCCTGCTCGCCGTCCCGTCGGTCTCCTGGGCCCAGGCTCCGGCTCAGACCCCGCCGGGCAACCTCCAGCCCGCGACGCGGGAGGCGCAGGCACTGCCGTCCCTGGCTCCGCTGGTGGAATCGGTGAAGTCCGCCGTCGTCAACGTGGACGTGCAGGCGCGCGGGGGCGGCGGTCCCAGGGGGATGGGCGGTGGCATGGATGACAACCCGCTCTTCGACCGCTTCTTCGGCGGCGGGCGGGGCGGGCGGGAGCCGCTGCGCCAGGGCGCGGGCTCCGGGTTCATCATCGAGCCGACGGGCATCGTCCTCACGAACAACCACGTGGTGGAGGGCGCCGTCTCCATCACCGTGCGCCTGGATGACGGGCGCTCGTTCGCCGGCACCGTCGTGGGGAGGGACCCTCTGACGGACGTCGCGCTGGTGAAGCTCAAGGACAAGGTGGAGGGGCTGCCCACGGTGAAGCTGGGCGACTCGGACGCGCTGCGCGTGGGGGACTGGGTGGTCGCCATCGGCAACCCATTCGGCCTGGCCTCCAGCGTCAGCCTGGGCATCGTCTCGGCGCGCGCGCGCGACATCGGCGCGAGCCAGTATGACGAGTTCCTCCAGACGGACGCCGCCATCAACCCGGGCAACTCCGGCGGTCCGCTGTTCAACATGAAGGGCGAGGTCGTCGGCATCAACACGGCCATCGTCGGCGGTGGCACCGGCATCGGCTTCGCGGTGCCCAGCAACCTGGTGAAGGCGCTGGTGCCGCAGCTGGAGAAGGACGGCTCCGTCACGCGCGCGTGGCTGGGCGTCGGCATCCAGGATTTGACGCGGGACCTGGCGGGCGCGCTCAAGCTGCCCGTCACCGAGGGCGCCATCCTCACGCAGGTGAACCCGGGCTCGCCCGCGGCGAAGGCGGGGCTGAAGTCGGACGACGTCGTCACCGCCATCGACGGACAGCAGGTGACGTCCAGCGGCCAGCTCACGCGCACGGTGGCGCTCAAGCGTCCGGGCAGCACGTCCACGATGACGGTGTTCCGCGAGGGCAAGAAGCAGGACGTGAAGGTGACGCTCGGCACGCGGCCAGACCTGGAGGGCGTGGCCGCGCGCAAGCAGGAGGGGGACGAGTCGCAGGAGAGTTCCCGCCGCGTGGGCGTCAGCCTGCAGAACCTGGATGCTCGCACGGCGCAGCAGGCCGGCTTCACGGATCGCCAGGGCGCGCTCATCACCGACGTGGTGCCCGGCTCTCCCGCGGACCGCGCGCAGCTCGAGGCGGGCATGGTGGTGGTGGAGGTCAATCGCAAGCCGGTGGCCCGCGCGGATGACCTGGCCAAGGCGATTCGCGCCGCGCCCGCGGGCAGCACGTTGCTGCTGCGCGTGACGGGGCCCGGTGGCGGCCGCCTGCTGCGCGCGCTGCGCGTTCCGTAG
- a CDS encoding glycoside hydrolase family 57 protein yields MSLGSLSLVLHAHLPFVRHPEHEDFLEEDWLYEAISETYLPLLLAFDSLAEDGVPFRLAMTLSPTLVTMLRDELLMKRYARKLDQLCELGEREVHRTKTDATFGPLARFHRDHFESLRRAFHDRYRGDLVSAFRRLQDAGHLDILTCNATHGFLPLMQQVPEAVRAQVSVAANHYRQNFGKDPAGIWLAECGYFPGLERVLAAERIRYFFVDTHGLTDATPRPLHGPYAPIFTEAGVAAYARDPESSQQVWSSEYGYPGDPEYREFYRDIGWDLEQDYIRPYIQPTGDRKNTGFKYYRITGKTNEKQPYDPARARARAEVHAGNFLFNRQRQLEYLASRLGGRKPVVVAPYDAELFGHWWFEGPWFLESFIRQAARAQSTFDLVTPADDLRDHPENQVATPPMSSWGAGGYAHMWLDDSNDWVYRHLNHCARKMVELARDFPEATDSQRRALNQAARELLLAQSSDWAFIMKTGTMVDYAKRRTQEHVRHFLRLHDELRAGTLDEPWLTGLEARDNVFPELDYRLYRPG; encoded by the coding sequence ATGAGCCTGGGCTCCCTTTCTCTCGTCCTCCACGCGCACCTGCCGTTCGTCCGCCATCCCGAGCACGAGGACTTCCTCGAGGAGGACTGGCTCTACGAGGCCATCTCCGAGACCTACCTCCCGTTGCTCCTCGCGTTCGACTCCCTGGCGGAGGACGGCGTCCCGTTCCGCCTGGCGATGACGCTGTCACCCACGCTCGTCACGATGCTGCGCGACGAGCTGTTGATGAAGCGCTACGCGAGGAAGCTCGACCAGCTCTGTGAGCTGGGGGAACGCGAGGTCCACCGCACGAAGACCGACGCCACCTTCGGTCCCCTGGCGCGCTTCCACCGCGACCACTTCGAGTCGCTGCGCCGCGCCTTCCACGACCGCTACCGAGGCGACCTCGTCTCCGCGTTCCGCCGACTCCAGGACGCGGGCCACCTGGACATCCTCACGTGCAACGCGACCCACGGCTTCCTGCCGCTGATGCAGCAGGTCCCCGAGGCCGTGCGCGCGCAGGTGTCGGTCGCCGCCAACCACTACCGGCAGAACTTCGGGAAGGACCCCGCGGGCATCTGGCTGGCCGAGTGCGGCTACTTCCCGGGCCTGGAGCGCGTGCTCGCCGCCGAGCGCATCCGGTACTTCTTCGTCGACACGCACGGCCTCACGGACGCCACGCCGCGTCCGCTCCACGGGCCCTACGCGCCCATCTTCACCGAGGCCGGCGTCGCCGCGTACGCGAGAGACCCCGAGAGCAGTCAGCAGGTCTGGAGCTCCGAGTACGGCTACCCCGGCGACCCCGAGTACCGCGAGTTCTACCGGGACATCGGCTGGGACCTGGAGCAGGACTACATCCGCCCGTACATCCAGCCCACGGGGGACCGGAAGAACACCGGCTTCAAGTACTACCGCATCACCGGCAAGACGAACGAGAAGCAGCCGTATGACCCGGCCCGAGCCCGAGCACGCGCCGAGGTCCACGCCGGCAACTTCCTCTTCAACCGGCAGCGGCAGCTCGAGTACCTCGCCTCGCGACTCGGAGGCCGCAAGCCCGTGGTGGTGGCCCCGTACGACGCGGAGCTCTTCGGCCACTGGTGGTTCGAGGGCCCGTGGTTCCTCGAGTCCTTCATCCGTCAGGCCGCGCGCGCCCAGTCCACCTTCGACCTGGTGACGCCGGCGGACGACCTGCGAGACCACCCGGAGAATCAGGTGGCCACGCCGCCGATGTCCTCGTGGGGCGCGGGCGGCTACGCGCACATGTGGCTGGATGACAGCAACGACTGGGTCTACCGACACCTGAACCACTGCGCGCGGAAGATGGTGGAGCTGGCCCGGGACTTCCCGGAGGCCACCGATTCGCAGCGGCGCGCGCTCAACCAGGCCGCGCGCGAGCTGCTGCTCGCCCAGAGCTCCGACTGGGCCTTCATCATGAAGACGGGCACCATGGTGGACTACGCCAAGCGCCGCACCCAGGAGCACGTGCGCCACTTCCTCCGCCTGCACGACGAGCTCCGCGCGGGCACCCTGGACGAGCCCTGGCTCACCGGGCTGGAGGCGCGCGACAACGTCTTCCCGGAGCTGGACTACCGCCTCTACCGGCCTGGCTGA
- a CDS encoding DUF4912 domain-containing protein has protein sequence MDDLKSVTVGSLRELARKHLGSGYSKLKKEELIAALAAFVPALAKLARLAGIKIPGKKAAAKKAPAEKTPVPAKIATRPAPPVKAAAAKAPAPTSKTARPRAPAKAAPPAKAPASKGPAVSAKAKAPAARGGATKETPASKRVTGAAPVAKAPVESKPKPGRSRVEEPSEQGRVSAPKRVAAKRASEKPGGPPSARPAQVVNFPPKPRAPREPAQAEAEGSAPTPSEPTSSSAPSQAAPPGPAPVEQHRAEPVIEGFFVARVAGEGEARRHHLQEKVEHPPVSAERGEGHTAAQDALPSEYQDDTVLLLARDPNTLFALWDFSAATRTRAMRDLDSPRSVLRVFDGDALVRELDCVLETRGYYIHGLPSGRLYRIEAHFVGRDGRSRRIGGSSNRVAVPPAGVSTDTTVRFMRRPVPVEPEAPPVPKRQVPPVEEREYVTWHRVELPGSAGVKDIPVVHRERFGVEGVLPGESSGPHLAGIGRAPGASDQRYVASQRYLEAQARMAGASDMRYAEQPPLAPPAPRTLVYLEVGQPRAPGASDQRYQAPSVGRLEGARPPVEGPRPTYAYLEVGRAPGASDMRYIDAPGGTTPQASDRRYFESPTRAPGASDMRYFDVSAQVPGASGWRYLESPPRASGASDWAYGDAAGWQYLASPPRAMTSSDFMPLASPVVVSGPPHGDVSASRHVEVTSRALEASDLRYGDTSSRDGSDLHQGPAVSGASTPANSEAPRGTRELPGAVTPTSPESGYFEARSRETREPAPPQHDEPASVIPVSGFFDAPPGSSDARDRAASERVLEVRSPPTAVSNEPSHRKPPSGGGRS, from the coding sequence ATGGACGACCTCAAGAGCGTCACCGTCGGCTCCCTGCGAGAGCTGGCTCGGAAGCACCTGGGGAGCGGATACAGCAAGCTCAAGAAGGAAGAGTTGATCGCCGCCCTGGCCGCCTTCGTGCCCGCGCTGGCGAAGCTCGCCCGGCTGGCGGGCATCAAGATTCCCGGGAAGAAGGCCGCCGCGAAGAAGGCCCCGGCTGAAAAAACTCCGGTCCCGGCGAAAATCGCGACCCGACCCGCTCCGCCGGTGAAGGCCGCCGCGGCCAAGGCCCCCGCGCCGACCTCCAAGACCGCCAGGCCACGGGCCCCCGCGAAGGCGGCGCCCCCGGCGAAGGCCCCCGCGTCAAAGGGCCCGGCCGTGTCCGCCAAGGCCAAGGCCCCGGCGGCTCGCGGAGGCGCCACGAAGGAGACGCCGGCCTCGAAGAGGGTGACTGGGGCGGCCCCGGTGGCGAAGGCGCCCGTCGAGTCGAAACCGAAGCCGGGTCGTTCCCGGGTGGAGGAGCCCTCGGAGCAGGGGAGGGTGTCCGCCCCCAAGCGCGTGGCCGCGAAGCGCGCCTCCGAGAAGCCCGGCGGTCCTCCCTCGGCCCGGCCCGCGCAGGTGGTGAACTTTCCGCCCAAGCCCCGAGCGCCTCGTGAACCCGCGCAAGCGGAGGCCGAGGGCTCGGCACCCACTCCTTCAGAGCCGACGAGTTCCTCCGCGCCATCCCAGGCTGCGCCGCCCGGGCCTGCTCCCGTCGAGCAGCATCGCGCGGAGCCGGTCATCGAAGGCTTCTTCGTCGCCCGTGTCGCCGGCGAGGGCGAGGCCCGACGTCACCACCTCCAGGAGAAGGTCGAGCACCCGCCCGTGTCCGCGGAGCGAGGCGAGGGGCACACCGCCGCGCAGGATGCGTTGCCCTCCGAGTACCAGGACGACACGGTGTTGTTGCTCGCGAGAGATCCGAACACGCTCTTCGCGCTCTGGGACTTCAGCGCCGCGACGCGGACGCGCGCGATGCGTGACCTCGATTCACCTCGCTCCGTGTTGAGGGTCTTCGATGGAGACGCGCTCGTGCGCGAGCTCGACTGCGTGCTCGAGACGCGCGGTTACTACATCCACGGGCTCCCCTCCGGACGCCTGTACCGCATCGAGGCGCACTTCGTCGGGCGCGACGGGCGCTCGCGTAGAATCGGTGGCTCCAGCAATCGTGTGGCGGTTCCTCCGGCGGGCGTGTCGACCGACACCACCGTGCGGTTCATGCGTCGCCCGGTCCCCGTGGAGCCCGAGGCGCCTCCCGTTCCCAAGCGCCAGGTGCCTCCGGTGGAGGAGCGCGAGTACGTCACCTGGCACCGCGTGGAGCTGCCAGGAAGCGCGGGGGTGAAGGACATCCCCGTCGTCCATCGCGAGCGCTTCGGTGTCGAGGGCGTGCTCCCGGGCGAATCCTCGGGGCCGCACCTCGCTGGCATCGGACGCGCGCCGGGCGCCTCGGATCAGCGTTACGTCGCCTCGCAGCGCTACCTCGAAGCCCAGGCTCGGATGGCCGGCGCCTCGGACATGCGCTACGCGGAGCAGCCGCCCCTCGCGCCTCCCGCGCCGCGCACGCTCGTGTATCTCGAAGTGGGGCAGCCGCGCGCTCCCGGGGCTTCGGACCAGCGATATCAAGCGCCCTCGGTGGGCAGGCTCGAAGGAGCCCGTCCACCCGTCGAAGGCCCGCGCCCCACGTATGCGTATCTGGAGGTCGGTCGGGCTCCGGGCGCATCGGACATGCGGTACATCGACGCCCCGGGTGGCACCACGCCGCAGGCGTCCGACCGGCGGTACTTCGAATCGCCCACACGTGCTCCGGGCGCTTCGGACATGCGGTACTTCGATGTTTCCGCACAGGTCCCGGGGGCGTCCGGCTGGCGCTACCTGGAGTCACCTCCGCGAGCCTCGGGTGCATCGGATTGGGCCTACGGCGACGCCGCGGGCTGGCAGTACCTCGCGTCACCTCCGCGAGCGATGACCAGCTCGGACTTCATGCCCCTCGCGTCTCCCGTGGTCGTCTCGGGCCCGCCTCATGGCGATGTGTCGGCGTCCCGCCACGTCGAGGTGACGTCGCGAGCCTTGGAGGCCTCGGACCTGCGCTACGGGGACACGTCCTCGCGCGATGGTTCTGACCTTCACCAGGGCCCTGCGGTGTCTGGCGCATCCACACCGGCGAACAGCGAGGCGCCACGCGGTACCCGTGAGCTCCCCGGCGCCGTGACGCCCACCTCGCCGGAGTCCGGCTACTTCGAGGCACGCTCACGCGAGACTCGCGAGCCAGCGCCGCCGCAACACGACGAGCCCGCCTCGGTCATCCCCGTGTCGGGCTTCTTCGACGCGCCCCCCGGGTCGTCGGACGCCAGGGACCGCGCCGCCTCCGAGCGCGTCCTGGAGGTCAGGAGTCCTCCAACCGCTGTCTCGAACGAGCCCTCGCATCGGAAGCCGCCCTCGGGCGGCGGCCGCTCGTGA